In a single window of the Streptacidiphilus sp. P02-A3a genome:
- a CDS encoding ABC transporter family substrate-binding protein — protein sequence MSGSPVRTTAAGTLVALAACAALTACSSGGPAPTSDDVAQAGRGRVLTGGTLHWAVDAVPPTLNAYRADATDATALVDSALLPAMFTLDGHARPTPDADYLTGAEVTSRQPQTVVYHLNPKAVWSTGAPLSAADFAAQWKALSGRGGAFGGTGTEGYDDIGDVRQGATPRDVQVTFSTPYAPWRRLFSPLLPTAVTSTPAAFGEGTGTALAADAGPFTLKSEQPDQVLVVRNPRWWGARAKLDGIAFTAVAPRARVDALRAGRLDVADVSRAVGDGGTGISASAASDAAASAESRSYAQVQSLSGITLHRASAPGYLGLTLNGGRGPLADPALRRAVAAAVNRQRIADAVLTPLGLPAVPLGNHLVMADQDGYRDDSDALDASPGSAARQLDADGWQAPAKGGARTKGGHPLSLRLLTRAGSAVDTQVAALVTAQLAAVGVPVVTEAVPEASFFTDHVAPGAYDLALFSWPGSAFPVAGELPLYAKPGVDPDGAPVDGANLSGTGTDEIDQLLTQAGSALDQGAATRLAAEADTRIWELAPSVPLFQNPQLVAVRNTVSNAGAFGFAAPRFADLGFTALPGTAANRPAKG from the coding sequence GTGTCCGGCAGCCCAGTGAGGACCACCGCGGCCGGGACGCTGGTCGCGCTCGCCGCCTGCGCCGCGCTGACGGCCTGCTCGTCGGGCGGCCCCGCGCCCACCTCCGACGACGTGGCGCAGGCGGGCCGCGGCCGGGTGCTCACCGGCGGCACGCTGCACTGGGCGGTGGACGCCGTCCCGCCCACCCTGAACGCCTACCGGGCGGACGCCACCGACGCCACCGCCCTGGTCGATTCCGCGCTGCTGCCGGCCATGTTCACCCTGGACGGGCACGCCAGGCCCACCCCGGACGCCGACTACCTGACCGGCGCCGAGGTCACCTCGCGGCAGCCGCAGACCGTGGTCTACCACCTCAACCCGAAGGCGGTCTGGAGCACCGGCGCGCCGCTGTCCGCCGCCGACTTCGCCGCCCAGTGGAAGGCCCTGAGCGGCCGGGGCGGCGCCTTCGGCGGCACCGGGACCGAGGGCTACGACGACATCGGCGACGTCCGCCAGGGGGCCACCCCGAGGGACGTCCAGGTGACCTTCAGCACGCCGTACGCCCCCTGGCGGCGGCTGTTCAGCCCGCTCCTCCCGACGGCCGTGACCAGCACCCCGGCCGCCTTCGGCGAGGGCACCGGCACCGCCCTGGCCGCCGACGCGGGACCGTTCACGCTCAAGTCCGAGCAGCCGGACCAGGTGCTGGTGGTCCGCAACCCGCGCTGGTGGGGCGCCCGGGCCAAGCTGGACGGGATCGCCTTCACCGCGGTCGCCCCCCGGGCGCGCGTCGACGCGCTGCGCGCCGGTCGGCTGGACGTCGCCGACGTCAGCCGCGCGGTCGGCGACGGCGGCACCGGCATCAGCGCCTCGGCCGCCTCCGACGCCGCCGCCTCCGCCGAGTCCCGCAGCTACGCGCAGGTCCAGTCACTGTCCGGGATCACCCTGCACCGGGCCTCCGCCCCCGGCTACCTCGGGCTCACCCTGAACGGCGGCCGCGGCCCGCTGGCCGACCCGGCGCTGCGCCGGGCGGTGGCCGCCGCGGTGAACCGGCAGCGGATCGCCGACGCGGTGCTGACCCCGCTGGGCCTGCCCGCCGTCCCGCTCGGCAACCACCTGGTGATGGCCGACCAGGACGGCTACCGGGACGACAGCGACGCGCTGGACGCGAGCCCCGGCAGCGCGGCCCGGCAGCTGGACGCGGACGGCTGGCAGGCCCCGGCCAAGGGGGGAGCCAGGACCAAGGGCGGCCACCCGCTGTCGCTGCGGCTGCTCACCCGCGCCGGTTCGGCGGTGGACACCCAGGTGGCCGCGCTGGTCACGGCGCAGCTGGCCGCGGTGGGCGTGCCGGTGGTCACCGAGGCCGTCCCGGAGGCGTCCTTCTTCACCGACCACGTCGCCCCCGGGGCCTACGACCTGGCGCTGTTCAGCTGGCCCGGCTCGGCCTTCCCGGTGGCCGGGGAGCTGCCGCTGTACGCCAAGCCCGGGGTCGACCCGGACGGCGCCCCGGTCGACGGCGCGAACCTGTCCGGTACCGGTACCGACGAGATCGACCAACTGCTGACCCAGGCCGGTTCGGCACTGGACCAGGGCGCGGCGACCCGGTTGGCGGCCGAGGCCGACACCCGGATCTGGGAGCTGGCGCCGTCCGTCCCGCTGTTCCAGAACCCGCAGCTGGTGGCGGTG